Below is a window of Aliidongia dinghuensis DNA.
AGCTTCAGCCTGACGGCCGTCTCCAGCTCCTGGCTGTTCATCATGAAGCCGCCGTCGCCGCACACCGCCATGACGCGGCGGCCGGGATAGAGCAGCGCCGACATGATCGCCGACGGCAGGCCGGCGCCCATGGTGGCGAGCGCATTGTCGAGCAAGAGCGTGTTCGCGACCTGGGTGCGATAGTTTCGCGCGAACCAGATTTTGTACATGCCGTTGTCGAGGGCGAGGATGCCGTCCGGCGGCATGACCTGGCGGATGTCATGGACCAGCCGCTGCGGGGTGAGGCGCGCCTCCGTGGCGCGGGCGGCGACCCGGCTCAGGATCCCTTCCCGGAGCGGCAGGAGCGCCTGGGCATTCGGAATCTTGCCGGCAACCCGGTCGGCGAGGAGCCGGAGCGAGGGCCCAAGGTCGCCGATGACCTCCGTCTGCGGGAAATAGACCTGCTCGACGCTCGCCGGCTGGTAGCCGATATGAATGACCTGCGGGCCCTTTGCCCCCATGATGAACGGCGGCTTCTCGACCGTATCGTGGCCGATGGTGATGATGAGGTCGGCCCGCTCGATCGCCTCATGGACATAGTCGCGCTCGGAGAGCGCCGCCGTGCCCATGTAGAGCTCGGTGCCGCCCGGCACGGTGCCCTTGCCCATCTGGGTCGTGAAATACGGGATGCGCGACCGCACGACGAACTGAGCGAGGTCGGAACTGGAGCGCGGCCGTGACGCCGCGGCGCCGAGCATGACCAAGGGGCGCTCGGCCTTCATGATGAGCTCGGCCGCGCGATCGAGGGCGGCGCCGCTCGCCAGCGGGATTTCGACCGGATGGGGCGGGATCATCCCTGGGTCGACGGCCTCGGCTGCCGCGATATCCTCTGGCAGCTCGAGGAGAACCGGCCCGGGCCGCTCCTCCTCGGCGACGCGGAACGCCTCGCGCACGAGGGTCGGGACCATGGCCGGCGAGACGATCTGGCGCGACAGCTTGGTCAGGGGCTTCATCACGCCCACGACGTCCACGATCTGGAACTGTGCCTGCCGTGAGGACAGGATGCCCTTCTGGCCGGTGATCATGACCATCGGCATGGCGCCGAGCAGGGCGTAGGCTGCGGCGGTGGTGAGGTTGAGCGCGCCGGGCCCGAGCGTGGTCAGGCACACGCCGGGCTTGCCCGTGAGCCGGCCATGGGTGGCCGCCATGAACGCGGCCGCCTGCTCGTGCCGCGTCAGAACGAGCTCGATTGAAGATGTGCGGAGGGCCTCGACCACATCGAGGTTCTCCTCGCCCGGGATGCCGAAGATCCGATCGACCCCTTCATTCTCGAGGGCGGCAACCAGCAGTTCAGCGGCTTTCGGCATGAGCGATCTCCCAGTTCGTTTCGGTGTCTCGATCGACCCGGCATGGTCGCTCCAGGCGCCTCGTGCCGCAAACGAACTTGTTCGGCTGGTCCCATGCATTGCTGCGGGGGGCTTTGCCCCGGCCGGTTCTGCTTTCGAAATCATGCAATGCTGCATGGCCATTGCCGCCGTTCCCGTTTATGGATCTCGGCCAACAGCGGCGCAAAATCAAGCGAGGCGGAAAGCTGGCGATGGCGCGGCTGCGCCGATCGACCGTGGTCGCTCGCCTGGCCGCGATCCTTGGTGCCCGGGGGCGGCAACCTCATGCGCCGAAGGGCGCGCTCGCGATTTTCCACCCCCCAGATTCGATTCGCCAATCCGCAGACAATTGACTCTCCGAGAGCGACAAGCCACTTTCCGCGCGCAAAATCCGCGGGTCCGCTTGAATCGCGCACGCAGCCGAACAGTGAAGATCGGCCGCGGGCGTTTGGCTATTCCACGCCGACAAGGGCGAGGGCATCGCGATTTTTTTGAGTACGCGGGCTGTTTCTGGTGTGTCCGTACCTTGGAGACCTGTATGCGTCGATTGGCCGTTTGTTTTGCGTTCGTTAGTCTGCTTGGTGCCTGTGCTACTCCGTCCCAACCGGTCGCGCCCGCTCAAGAAGATCACAGCGGCGAGGTCAAGGGACTGCTCGCGCAAGACAACATCGACCCGCTGACCGCCTATCTCGACCAATATGCCGACGATGCCGGCCGAGCCTCCGCCGTGGCTGAAGTCCGTACGGAGCGGGACAAGCGCTGCGCCGCCGTCGCGAAGCTCTATGATGGCCGCGAGAAGACGCCGGCGAACGCGGCGCGCCTCAGGACGGCCTATCGGCACTCCTGTCCCGCGGTCGTCGAGGTTTTCCAGCGCCAGGTCGCGAAGGCCGTCCGCAACACGCCGGCCGCCGCCGCACCGGCGCCGGAATCCGCACCCCCTCCGGCGGATGCGCCGGGCCCCGCCGCTGCGATTGCGCCGTCTGGCGCCATCGCCGGGCAACTGCTCGACAATTGCTATCTGCTTGTCAGAATCGAGAATTATCAGGAGGCGCTCGACGCCTGCGCCAAGCCGGCGGAACTCGGCGACGCCAAGGCTGAGGACGGCATGGCCGTGAGCTTCCGCGCCTTGCGGAAATATCCGGATGCGCTCGTCTGGGCGCGGCGGGCCGCGGCTCAGAACCTGCCCG
It encodes the following:
- a CDS encoding acetolactate synthase large subunit, coding for MPKAAELLVAALENEGVDRIFGIPGEENLDVVEALRTSSIELVLTRHEQAAAFMAATHGRLTGKPGVCLTTLGPGALNLTTAAAYALLGAMPMVMITGQKGILSSRQAQFQIVDVVGVMKPLTKLSRQIVSPAMVPTLVREAFRVAEEERPGPVLLELPEDIAAAEAVDPGMIPPHPVEIPLASGAALDRAAELIMKAERPLVMLGAAASRPRSSSDLAQFVVRSRIPYFTTQMGKGTVPGGTELYMGTAALSERDYVHEAIERADLIITIGHDTVEKPPFIMGAKGPQVIHIGYQPASVEQVYFPQTEVIGDLGPSLRLLADRVAGKIPNAQALLPLREGILSRVAARATEARLTPQRLVHDIRQVMPPDGILALDNGMYKIWFARNYRTQVANTLLLDNALATMGAGLPSAIMSALLYPGRRVMAVCGDGGFMMNSQELETAVRLKLNLVVLIIEDQAYGMIRWKQAVDHFPDYGMTFNNPDFVKYAEAYGAKGTRVSAVEELRPALEAAFAGGGVHLVVVPIDYSENKRVLVDELHQRLPVT
- a CDS encoding tetratricopeptide repeat protein, producing MRRLAVCFAFVSLLGACATPSQPVAPAQEDHSGEVKGLLAQDNIDPLTAYLDQYADDAGRASAVAEVRTERDKRCAAVAKLYDGREKTPANAARLRTAYRHSCPAVVEVFQRQVAKAVRNTPAAAAPAPESAPPPADAPGPAAAIAPSGAIAGQLLDNCYLLVRIENYQEALDACAKPAELGDAKAEDGMAVSFRALRKYPDALVWARRAAAQNLPDGEYQLGDLLHRGAGTARDDAEALRYFQKAGQEGVAEAQYAAGSMVARGEGTARDDAQARAWYALAADQGFARAELSLGEIYATGTGVAPDAEQARIWLTKAAGQGLAQAQRELGELYMGGRGIPADDYQAYVWFSLAALNGDAAAAAPRDVAAARLTSEQIDQAQHQIRRTMEDKR